CCTCATTATTTTGGGGCTTGTCCTGCTTGCAGGTTTTGCGCTGTTTGGAGGAGTGTCCGGTTCTACCGAAACTCCGGCTTCACTTTCGTCTATTTTGCAGGGGGCTCCTGAATTCCCCTTCAACCAGAGTTTCTCTCCTCTCGATTTGTTCCTGCTGATTCTTACTTATGGCACTACCTATACGGCGGGTCCCGACATTTATAGTCGTGTATTCTGCGCCAAGGACATTGTCACCGCCAGGAAGGCCATTGCCATTGCGGCATGTACGCTGATTCCTGTGGCCTTCATTATCGGATTCCTGGCCGTTTTCGGTGTGGGTCTTGAAAACGTACAAGGGGCCCGCATTACGGCCATTGCGAATGCGGTGCTTCCGCCGGCTTTGATTCCCTTATTTGCACTGGCGCTATTGAGCGTGGTTCTCAGCAGTGCCGACACCACTCTCCTGAGTAGCTCTGTCATCATTAACGGTTTTTGCCGCAAGCCCTCGCTGCTCCAGGCAAGATTCCTTATCTTTATGAACGGTATGGTCGCCCTGCTGTTTGCACTGGTGTTTACCGACATTATCGGAACCTTGCTTTTGGCTCTTGCGGTTTATGCTGGAGCGTTCACCGTTCCTGTTTTGTGGGGGCTTTGGGGCCTTAAGGCAAGGCCCAAGTTCGTGGGAGCGGCCATTATTGCAGGGGGAATCCTCGCCCTCGCCGGTAAGCTTTGCCCCGCAGGGGCGTTGGGTGCCCATACCGGGGATATTTTATTGATTGCCGCATTTGCGGTGAATGCGGTTATCCTTGCCCTCGGCCGCGAATCTCGTAGCGTTAAAGAGGCTTAAGCCGCTTTAATTTCTTTGTTCAAGATCTTTTGACTGCGTATAGCGACAGTCGGGTGTTCGCGGTAAACTACTGCGAATAATTTCGTATAGGGGAT
This portion of the Fibrobacter sp. UWB15 genome encodes:
- a CDS encoding sodium:solute symporter, yielding MTYALVAYLVVLVLIALRSAWRVKDIPDFFVARKAASAKAVAGSLVATILGGSAVIGAVDSGAKLGGAASWFMLVGALGLLALIPFAGRAYNHGKYSLPDLVENLYGKGPRVVASVVIPVAWTGIVAAQIIAAAKLLMTFTSMGYTAAAIVSATVFTGYTLAGGQLSILRTDFLQACLIILGLVLLAGFALFGGVSGSTETPASLSSILQGAPEFPFNQSFSPLDLFLLILTYGTTYTAGPDIYSRVFCAKDIVTARKAIAIAACTLIPVAFIIGFLAVFGVGLENVQGARITAIANAVLPPALIPLFALALLSVVLSSADTTLLSSSVIINGFCRKPSLLQARFLIFMNGMVALLFALVFTDIIGTLLLALAVYAGAFTVPVLWGLWGLKARPKFVGAAIIAGGILALAGKLCPAGALGAHTGDILLIAAFAVNAVILALGRESRSVKEA